One stretch of Clavibacter californiensis DNA includes these proteins:
- a CDS encoding carbohydrate ABC transporter permease, with protein MTTAPLAPVGQEVRRARTAPDAPLTRPGGRRARERRLRALRLLAAVVVSLIILFPLYWMVVVAFSTRADLLGGALRIFPTTLTTANFERVLASFPVATWFGNSTAIALVVALITVTINVLGGYAFARLRFRGSNAVFLVALATLMIPVQVIMVPLFTLVSGLDLYGTYWAVILPTAASAFGLFLARQSILGIPTELIEAARIDGASHLRILRSIVLPLSKPLLAVLFFMSLLSTWNDFSWPLIALKQNELFTLPIGLLYLQGQFGSDYGGTMAFALINVAPMVVLFLVFQRYFVQGFARSGIR; from the coding sequence ATGACCACCGCACCCCTCGCGCCCGTGGGGCAGGAGGTCCGCCGCGCGCGGACCGCTCCCGACGCGCCCCTCACCCGCCCCGGCGGCCGCCGCGCCCGCGAGCGCCGCCTCCGCGCGCTGCGGCTCCTCGCCGCCGTCGTCGTCTCGCTGATCATCCTGTTCCCGCTGTACTGGATGGTCGTCGTCGCCTTCTCCACGCGCGCCGACCTCCTCGGCGGGGCGCTGCGCATCTTCCCGACCACCCTCACGACGGCGAACTTCGAGCGCGTGCTCGCCTCCTTCCCCGTCGCCACCTGGTTCGGGAACTCCACCGCCATCGCCCTCGTGGTCGCGCTCATCACCGTGACCATCAACGTGCTGGGCGGGTACGCGTTCGCGCGGCTCCGGTTCCGCGGATCCAACGCCGTGTTCCTCGTCGCGCTCGCGACGCTCATGATCCCGGTGCAGGTGATCATGGTGCCGCTGTTCACGCTCGTCAGCGGCCTCGACCTCTACGGCACGTACTGGGCCGTCATCCTGCCGACCGCGGCGAGCGCCTTCGGGCTGTTCCTCGCGCGCCAGTCCATCCTCGGGATCCCGACGGAGCTCATCGAGGCCGCGCGGATCGACGGCGCGAGCCACCTGCGGATCCTGCGCAGCATCGTGCTGCCGCTGTCCAAGCCGCTGCTCGCGGTGCTCTTCTTCATGAGCCTGCTGTCGACGTGGAACGACTTCTCCTGGCCGCTCATCGCGCTCAAGCAGAACGAGCTCTTCACGCTGCCGATCGGCTTGCTCTACCTGCAGGGCCAGTTCGGCTCCGACTACGGCGGCACGATGGCGTTCGCGCTCATCAACGTGGCGCCGATGGTGGTGCTGTTCCTGGTCTTCCAGCGCTACTTCGTGCAGGGGTTCGCCCGCAGCGGGATCCGCTGA
- a CDS encoding carbohydrate ABC transporter permease, translating into MTAAPGVAPRATAAVGRGTDAGRPKPHPQRPGSRSRSRGEAAVAWMLLTPNLFMLTLFVLVPLVWAVFVSLQRTDGFGGGTFTGLDNYQRLVSDPVFWRSAANTVLFTVIVTPLSMGLGLGAAVLLNSVLPARGLFRSILILPMAISGVATALIGVLLFDENSGLIDKLVRAVGLPGVPWQSDGTAAFVSIVLITLWWRVGFNMLIYLAGLQSVDAGVYEAGRLDGAGGWQRFRYLTVPLVGPSSFFLLILNVIYSFQVFDLVFVMTGGGPGNATSVIVTYAYDQGFVTRDQGYAAAIGVVLLAVMLAFTVVRWYSSRSRDLVD; encoded by the coding sequence ATGACGGCGGCACCCGGGGTCGCGCCCCGCGCGACCGCAGCCGTCGGCCGGGGGACGGACGCCGGGAGGCCGAAGCCCCACCCGCAGCGGCCGGGATCCCGTTCGCGCTCCCGCGGCGAGGCGGCGGTCGCGTGGATGCTCCTCACGCCGAACCTGTTCATGCTCACGCTCTTCGTGCTCGTACCGCTCGTCTGGGCCGTGTTCGTGAGCCTCCAGCGCACCGACGGCTTCGGCGGCGGCACGTTCACGGGCCTCGACAACTACCAGCGGCTCGTGTCCGATCCCGTGTTCTGGCGCTCGGCGGCCAACACCGTGCTCTTCACCGTGATCGTCACGCCGCTGTCGATGGGCCTCGGCCTCGGCGCCGCCGTGCTGCTCAACTCGGTGCTGCCGGCGCGCGGGCTCTTCCGCTCGATCCTCATCCTCCCGATGGCGATCTCGGGCGTCGCGACCGCGCTCATCGGCGTGCTCCTGTTCGACGAGAACAGCGGGCTCATCGACAAGCTCGTGCGCGCGGTCGGCCTGCCGGGCGTGCCGTGGCAGTCGGACGGGACGGCGGCGTTCGTCTCGATCGTGCTCATCACGCTGTGGTGGCGCGTCGGCTTCAACATGCTCATCTACCTGGCGGGCCTGCAGTCCGTCGACGCGGGCGTCTACGAGGCTGGCCGCCTCGACGGCGCCGGCGGTTGGCAACGCTTCCGGTACCTCACGGTGCCGCTCGTGGGCCCTTCGTCGTTCTTCCTGCTCATCCTCAACGTCATCTACTCGTTCCAGGTCTTCGACCTCGTCTTCGTGATGACGGGCGGAGGGCCGGGCAACGCCACCAGCGTCATCGTCACGTACGCCTACGACCAGGGCTTCGTGACGCGCGACCAGGGGTACGCGGCCGCCATCGGCGTCGTGCTGCTCGCCGTCATGCTCGCCTTCACGGTGGTGCGCTGGTACTCCAGCCGCTCCCGGGACCTCGTGGATTGA
- a CDS encoding PfkB family carbohydrate kinase, whose protein sequence is MHDQPIVVVGDALIDLIREGGEETAFVGGAALNVAVGLAILGHRVQLVAMVGDDEHGSRIRAELDAHGVELIATAGPSGTSVAVSEREDGEPRYSFNEAAWNRRVRIGEAERAALDAASLVVVSCFPYDDHAQADELLAAVRDPRERLLVDPNPRAGMLHDAARFRAGFARAAAESLLVKIGDDDTALLGMGALADARAQLHDAGSRLVLATEGARGASVQLEGGEVVAAGIAPDPRPVVDTMGAGDACLAAAADAIVRRGAPRTPAEGEAMLRTCMAIAAATCREQGALLRMPTA, encoded by the coding sequence ATGCATGACCAGCCCATCGTCGTCGTCGGCGACGCCCTGATCGACCTCATCCGCGAGGGCGGCGAGGAGACCGCGTTCGTCGGCGGCGCCGCGCTCAACGTCGCCGTCGGCCTCGCGATCCTCGGCCACCGCGTGCAGCTCGTCGCGATGGTCGGCGACGACGAGCACGGCAGCCGGATCCGCGCCGAGCTCGACGCGCACGGGGTCGAGCTCATCGCCACCGCCGGCCCGTCGGGGACCTCCGTCGCGGTGAGCGAGCGCGAGGACGGCGAGCCGCGCTACTCCTTCAACGAGGCCGCGTGGAACCGGCGCGTGCGCATCGGCGAGGCGGAGCGGGCGGCGCTGGATGCGGCATCGCTCGTGGTCGTGAGCTGCTTCCCGTACGACGACCACGCGCAGGCCGACGAGCTCCTGGCCGCCGTGCGGGATCCGCGAGAGCGCCTCCTCGTCGACCCGAACCCGCGCGCCGGCATGCTGCATGACGCCGCGCGGTTCCGCGCCGGGTTCGCGCGCGCGGCCGCGGAGTCGCTGCTCGTGAAGATCGGCGACGACGACACCGCGCTGCTCGGCATGGGAGCGCTGGCCGACGCGCGCGCGCAGCTGCACGACGCGGGCAGCCGCCTCGTGCTCGCGACCGAGGGCGCGCGCGGCGCGTCCGTGCAGCTCGAGGGCGGCGAGGTGGTCGCGGCGGGCATCGCGCCGGATCCGCGGCCCGTCGTCGACACCATGGGCGCCGGCGACGCGTGCCTCGCCGCCGCGGCCGACGCCATCGTGCGCCGGGGTGCGCCGCGCACGCCCGCGGAGGGCGAGGCGATGCTCCGCACCTGCATGGCGATCGCCGCGGCCACCTGCCGCGAGCAGGGCGCGCTGCTGAGGATGCCGACCGCCTGA